TGTGCACGTCCCATTTCTTTTCCATCTAATGTAATATAAGAATTCAATGACATATTCTGCGACTTAAAAGGACACACTGAAAACCCATCCTGTTTAAAAATTCTACAAAGTGCTGTTACTAATATGCTTTTCCCTACAGATGAAGCTGTTCCTTGTACCATTATTTTAGCCATTACTGCTCCTCCTTTTATGCTTTTTTTGTGCAAAATAAAAAACAGCAAGCTTACGCACCTGCTGTTATGTACAAAATTTCATTGCACTAACTTAAATCCTACAAGTTCTTTCCCGCCGAAAGCTTAATATTAATATTTTAGGCAGGTCTCCTGGCTCTTGATTCACTTTTTTCTTATATCCTTACCTATTCAGGTGGTTATAAAAATTTCGTGTTCAATTACAGTAGCGGGGGCTGCTGTGGAATTACACCACATTCCCTTTTCACCTTATTAATAATCTACTAGCGTAGCTTAAGCCACTTAAGCGGGATAATTAATAATAGGCACCTAAAAAATATCTATTTAATTTTTTTTCTAATATACAAATATAAAATCAAATTTATTAAACATTCCAGTATTTTATGTGTTTCTACAAATCTAAGTTTATAGCAATACATTAATTCTGTCAATAAATAAGAATTTAAGGTACCATTGTTATATTTTTTTAATTATATATATACTCATTATTATTTACATCTATTTTTTTTGCTTTGCTCACTTTAATTATTGGAATTACACTAATTTCTCCACTTTTAGCATCCTTATATTCTCGCTCCCCCAGTGTTCCCTCTATATTTATCCAGGTGCCTTCTGGAAATACTTTTTCTCCGGAATAATCGCACAAAATACCAACTAATTGAGCATCCGCCGCGCAACAACTTACAACAATTCTAGATAATATAAATTCAGCTTTATTAAGTCCCTTTTGGTTATATATGAAGCCCTTCATATTAATGGTTCTACCAACATGATTGTGTGGATTTCCATATATATCTTCATAAGCATTTATGAAATTTCCACTCGTCATATTTATAGTTTTTCCTTTTAACAGTGATATACTTTCTAAAGACATCTTTAATTGCTCATTAGCATTTTCAGTAGAATGAGTATCTTTTTCATTAATATCACATACCTCAGTTCCATCCTCTAAAACAGTATGTTTATGCTTTAGGGTACTAATTTTCATTTGTGAAGTTAATGAAAACCCCTTATTTATGGCGCTATCCACACTCACCCCCACCGGTTTTAATAGAATTCCTAAGGTAAGTGGGATTAAAAACATGATATACCCAAGCTTTAAGCTTTTAGCTTTTTTAAATGCGTAAATATTCTTTCCTTGGAAAATAACCAAAACAATAAAAAAATATAATGCGAACTTTACGTATTTAACCATTTTGGGGTGAATAAATAAAGTTATTTTATTTGTGCTAATAATCATATAAAAATAGCAAGTGAAGCCTATTAGTATAATAAACCATATAAATTCATTCAAATTTAACTTCTTTTTCAAACATATCCTCCTTATTGCTCTTTATGAGTTATAAGAGTTATTAATCTTTTTCAAACTCCTAAAGAGAAAGTATTACTTAGCGCCGCAAGCGGAAGTATGTTTGCTATTACAGCTAAAATAAAGCAAATAGTAACTATAAGAAAAATCAGCTTAGCTACAAAACTTAATTTAAAACTTCCACAAAGCATAATTGTGTTTTTTATATCTAACATTGGCCCCAAGATTAAAAACCCTATAATTGAACCGTTGGTAAACTGACCTAAAAAGCTTCTAGCTATAAATGCATCTGTTTCTGAACAAACTGATAATACAAAAGCCAGCACCATCATAACTATTATGGAAGATAAAACGCCCCCTCCTATGGATAAAATAAGTTCCTTAGGTATGAAAACTTGCATACACGTTGAGAGGAACACTCCCATGATAAAAAATCTACCTATATCATATAACTCTGCGCTAGTATGTGATATTATTTCCTCTATATTTCTTATAAGCTTATTGCTATTATTACTAGTATTATGACTATGTCCACAAGAGCAGCTACCGTTATTTTTATATATGGGTATATGATTATGTTTAATAGCATTAGTGTTTTTAAAGCTGTGTGCATTATGTTCTCCACAATCGCACCCCTCTTTATGTGGTTTAACTCTAGGTTTTTTAACTAATTGCCTTTTAAAAGGGCTGTCTTTATTAAGTATCCCTATAAGAACACCTATTGTTATAGCTCCAATCATTCCGAACATAGCCCTTGCTATTACCATATATGACATTCCCATGAACGCATAATGTGTTGACAATAAGACCACAGGATTCATTATTGGCACTGATAGCATAAACGTAACCGCAATGCTTAGTGGAACACCTTTTTTTATAAGTCGCCTAGTTATAGGCACAATAGCACATTCGCATACTGGAAAAACAAGTCCAACTAAGGATGCAATTAAAACTCCTACAAATTTATTTTTAGGAATTATTTTAGCAATTGCTTCCTCTGATACGAATATCTGAATTATAGAAGAAGCCAATGCTCCAATTAGTATAAAGGGTATACCTTCAAAAATTATACTAAGAAAAATCGTAGAAAAATCATTAATAACCCTAGAATCAAATTTAATAACTGTGGTACTCTTTGCAAAATATATGCCTAGTAGTAAGACTATGATGAACATCAACATTTTTATTAGGTTAATCTCACTATCATAAACTCTTTTATTTTCCTGGGTCAAGTGCTCAACTCCTTGCTATTAATATTTATAGGTTCTGAACTATTATATTATCTTACACTGCTTACTATGCCATTTGTGTTACTATAAAGTAAAAATGAACTAGTTTTCAAAATAAACAAAAAATACTAAATGTAGCGAAACCACATTTAGTATTCCATATAAAATTATTTGAGTTGTACATTATTAATAATCAGTTGAGGTTCTTTGAAAAAACAATTCTATCCTCTATCGCAATACTCTTATCATTAAGCTTTATTTCTATAAGGGCGATCTCATTTAATTTTCCATATATTTTATTTGGGTTACTCTTACAGTACATAAATGCTTGTACCATGTTATCTTCACTTAACCTACTTGCTATGGTACAATGTGGATTCCACATGCCTGGAAGATAAAAGGATTTTTCATCTTCATTAAATGCTTTAAAATGATCGTGATGACTCCTATGAAATTGCAGCAACTGAGTTGATAAGGTTGGGGCAAGAAATAAAGTTCCTGTGTTAATAAAAGTACCTAATATATTTAGATCTATGTTTATCTTTGATTTATTCTTATAGAATTCATTAAGCACGCCCACAAATTTATCCACATCTAATTTATCATAATCTGCAATGGTAATGTGTGGCCTCATGCCTTTTTTATCTACACCATATTGCGTTATATTATTTTCACTTAAATCTTTCCATAAATTTTTGAAATATTCCTCTGTTTCATAATCTAAATACCCTACAAGTGCGTACACATACATAAATTAACCCCCTAAATATAATCCATTAAGTCACCCTTTATTTTATAATGCAATTTAACTTTAACTACTTATTATACTTATTTTCTGCTTATAACATTTTTTATAGAATCTTTGCTTTTAACTGCAATTGTCTCATAATCATGAAAATTTAATTAATTCTTTGTGATACCATCTTCATCAAATTTTTCTTTTAGTTCTTTTTGAACAAATGGTATCCAAATTATCAAAGCAATTATCCCAATACCTCCATGAATAAAGCTCAAAGATTCCTTTGAAGCAGGTAAAATTAATAGACTTATGTTAATAGCTATATATAAAATAGTACCGGTGTATAACCACAAGCCCCCAATACGTCTCTGTGCATAGTCCCATGCTTCTTGTGACTTTATGGAACGCGTTGTTCGATAACCATAAAAGCTATTTATTTTACTTGGCGGTTTAAATCTTAAAACTAATCCGAATATAACCATAATAATAGGAATTCCTAAATCTTTACTCCCAAAATCCAACATTACAATACTCCCCCTTTTGAAAATATAAATTTTATCAAAAATGCAATTTATGTTATGTCCTTATTTATCTAAATTAACAATTTGCTGATAGATAATATATGAATATACAATTGGCACAATTACGATTACTGTCAAAATAATTATGTTAGATATTCCATTGAAATCTATTCCCACAATAGTTAATAATATATTTATGATTCCTCCTATAACCCATAATGGTGCTGCCATCCTATGAGTCTTTCTCCACACCTCTTCATTAGCTAAAGTCCAAGGAGTTTTTATTCCAACAAAGTAGTTGTGCTTAAATCTCCCCATAACATTTCCTAACAAAATCAATAACAACGAACCCAATATTTGTATAAAAATTGATGTGTTGACTACAACACCTTTAGCTATTAGAAGTGCGGTCACTTCCACCCCAAGTAAAAATATAATTAATAGATACTTTAAATACTGATAAGTTGACTGAAATTTTTCATAGTTTTTCCTTTTAGGGTCTATATAAGGTAGAACAATAAACATTAGATATATTCCTAAATTTATCAATACAACGCCAAATGCACCTAAGAATTTACTTCCATACCCATCTACTTGTCCTTTTGAATTCCAGTGTATAGGTACTCTATTGGGAAGAGATGGATAAAAATATACCCCAAGTGCAAATCCTAAAACAATGAGAATCAGAATAACCCAATCTTTTTTCAAAACATTACTTATCTTTTTCATTTTCAATTCCCCCTTCATTAACATGCGTTGTATTAAAAAACCAATTAGTTACTTCTTGGAACACTGTAGTATTAAGAGAATAGTAAATATGTTGCCCCTTACGTTCATCTGTTAAAAGCAAAGATTGCTTTAATGCATTAAGATGGTGAGATATACTTGGCTTGGTCATATTAAAATGCTGCGCTATTTCTCCTGCAGTCAAATCTCTGTCTTTCAATAATAAAATAATTTTTCTTCTTGTTGGGTCTGCAAGTGCTTTAAATGGTAAATTGAGAACTGACATATTCATTTCTCCTTGTAATTTTATTATATATTTAGACATTTAGACAATCGTCTAATTATCTGATAAAATTGTAGTCTTATTTTCTTTAAATGTCAATACTTTCCTTGTCGAGGATACCCTAAAAAATAATTGTCCACAGTAGTTCCAATTTTTACGGCTCTACTGTGGACAATTATGCTTATAACTTTATTTTATTTTCAAGACTTTATTTTATTTTAAAAGGATTATTATTTCACTACATTAATTTAGCTTTCAGAAACATAGCTTTCATACCTAATTCTGCAAATTTAGCCTCGTATTCTGTAACTACATTTTCTTTAAAATCACTATTGTGCAAATCATAAGTTAAAAATAATATTTCAAAACCACTTTGTTTGAAATACTCTATTGAGTCTTCAAACAACTCTGTATCATCTGTTTTGAACCAAACTTCAGATCCAGGCTTTAAAAATTTCTTATAATTGGTTAAACATTTAGTATGAGTTAATCTTCTTTTGTTATGCCTTTCTTTTGGCCAAGGATTACAAAAATTTATATAAATTCTACTTATCTCATCTTCTGCAAACACATCATCAATAAGCATGATGTTTAATGGCATAAGTCTTACATTTAAATCTTCTTCCCCTTTAACTTCTCTTACGTCTATTACTTTTCTAAGGGCAAATACTAGTACCTCATCTTTTAAATCTATACCTACAAAGTTAATATTTTGATTTTGCTTAGACCTCTCTGATATAAATCCACCTTTACCACAGCCTAGCTCTAGATGTATTTCATTAGTATTTTTAAATTCTTCAAACCACTTTCCTTTATGAGCATAATGGTCCGTTACTACAATATGACTAGACTCAAGCTCTGGCCTAGCCCAATATTTTTTTCTTAGGCGCATACATTTTTCTCCTTTTATCTATATATTAAAAAATTACTACATAATTTTTCTCAAATTCACTTTATTATTATATCACAGGAATTGAACTAAACAAACTTTATAGTTTTAAAGAATCATTAGTTGTTAACTGTCCCCGCTTTAGTCCCTTAATTTAAACTTCAATTGGTTGTTAACTGTCCCCGTCTTAAATAAATCGTTCCATATTTTTATCTTTTTTCATTTTGTAAACTGAAATCAGAAAAAAGGTAAGTGCAAAACCTATTAATATTGCAATATTCCCTAATATATCTTTGAACTGTAACCCTGTTTGAAGCTTTCTTATAGCAATGCATATTCTGTTTCCTTAACACTATTAATTCCACTATCATATTCTTGTATTTTTGTAGCCTTTATGCCAAGTTTTTCTGTTTGTTTTATAAACTCTTCAAAAGCCTGCACCCTTTGCCCTTGGCCCTCAATAGAATAAGCTACCTTTGTATTGTCAAACATTAATGAATTTCCATCCATTCCACCTGAAAAAGCCAATATTAAGAATTTTCATTTTCTCACCCCCTTTATTCCTTATAGTTACATAACTATTATAAGCCGTTATGTGCCTAATCCCTGAGCTTCCTTCCAGTTAGAGTAAGGAATACTGACTCTAAATCTGGATTTTTGCTTTCTATACTCTTAATAGAAATATTATTAGAAGTAAAAAATAATATTATCTTATCTAAATTAGCAACACCTTTTTTGCTTTCTATTTTAATTTTCTCATCTGCAACTTCTATTTGCACAACTCCCACTATTGCTTTGAGGTCCTCTATATTAACCACATCTATATTTTCCACAGTAATCTCAACATAATTTACATCTGTAACAATAGCCTTTAATCCCTCCACAGTCCCTTGTGCAATTACTTTTCCGTGGTCTATTATAGCTATATTCCCGCATATAGCTTCTACCTCTTCCATATAATGCGTAGTATAAATTATAGTACATCCTAGTGAATTTAATTTCTTTACAGATTGTAATATATGATTTCTTGATTGGGGATCAATGCCCACTGTTGGTTCATCCATTATTATTAACTTTGGTCTATGAGCTATAGAGCATGCAATATTTAATCGTCTTTTCATTCCACCTGAAAAACTCTTTGGATACTCTTTTTTCTTATCTAAAAGTCCCACAAACTTTAGTGCTTCCTCTACTTTTTCTTTAAGTTCAGACCCCTTTAACCTATAAAGACTAGCAAAAAACTTAACATTCTCATAAGCTGTTAAATCCTCATAAATAGCAATGTCTTGAGGTACCACACCAATGTTTTGCTTAATATAGGTGCTGCTACTTTCAATGTCTTTTCCTAAAATTTCAATTGTACCTTTATCCATTGATAACAATCCACATAATATATTTATAATGGTGCTCTTACCTGCTCCATTAGGTCCTAAAAGTCCATAAATTTCTCCTTCTTCTATTGATAAACTTATATTGTCTACCGCTGTTACATCTCCAAATCTTTTGGTTAATCCTTCAATCTTAACTATATTCATATATAACACCTCTTCATAATTTTTATTTCTTATAATTCTATTGTATAAAAAAAGCGACTTCCTAGTAAGTAGTGAAAGTCACCTTTTCTATATGACTAAAGTCACATGAAAATAAATAACATGCTCCCTTGTTATTTATTTTCATGGGCCTAATATTATATTTCGCCTTTTAAATAATATATTGCGATTTGCGTTCTATGTTTTAACCCAGTCTTGCCTAAAACGTAAGTGATATAGTTCTTAACCGTCCCCTCGGATATAAATAGTTTACTAGAAATTTCTTTATTAGAAAGACCTTCTGCAATAGCTTTTATTATTTCTATTTCTCTTTCAGTAAAACAATCTTGCTTTGGAATGGTGGTTTAATATTTTTCAAAGTAATTCTTATATTGTCCATACCTTCACGTAGCACATTAATGGTGCTTTGGACCATTGATTTTGATTTAGGTAAGTCAATATCTAATAAAAGTTTAGCTCCCTCTAGTTGCATTATACCTCCAGACAGAGTGTGTCCAATATTATCATGTATTTCCTGGGCTATTTTATTTCTTTCCTCAAGTTGTGACATATATTTATATTGCTTATGGAACTGCTCATCTTTATTTAGTTTATTAAAAAGTATAGATATAACAAAAGTGGAATTTTTCATTCCACTTTCCAGATAATTACTTATGCAATATATTAAAATAGAAAACTCATAAATAATAATCCATCCATCCATTTAAA
This DNA window, taken from Clostridium estertheticum, encodes the following:
- a CDS encoding SdpI family protein, encoding MLDFGSKDLGIPIIMVIFGLVLRFKPPSKINSFYGYRTTRSIKSQEAWDYAQRRIGGLWLYTGTILYIAINISLLILPASKESLSFIHGGIGIIALIIWIPFVQKELKEKFDEDGITKN
- a CDS encoding TIGR03943 family putative permease subunit, which gives rise to MKKKLNLNEFIWFIILIGFTCYFYMIISTNKITLFIHPKMVKYVKFALYFFIVLVIFQGKNIYAFKKAKSLKLGYIMFLIPLTLGILLKPVGVSVDSAINKGFSLTSQMKISTLKHKHTVLEDGTEVCDINEKDTHSTENANEQLKMSLESISLLKGKTINMTSGNFINAYEDIYGNPHNHVGRTINMKGFIYNQKGLNKAEFILSRIVVSCCAADAQLVGILCDYSGEKVFPEGTWINIEGTLGEREYKDAKSGEISVIPIIKVSKAKKIDVNNNEYIYN
- a CDS encoding 2'-5' RNA ligase family protein; this translates as MYVYALVGYLDYETEEYFKNLWKDLSENNITQYGVDKKGMRPHITIADYDKLDVDKFVGVLNEFYKNKSKINIDLNILGTFINTGTLFLAPTLSTQLLQFHRSHHDHFKAFNEDEKSFYLPGMWNPHCTIASRLSEDNMVQAFMYCKSNPNKIYGKLNEIALIEIKLNDKSIAIEDRIVFSKNLN
- a CDS encoding ABC transporter ATP-binding protein; translation: MNIVKIEGLTKRFGDVTAVDNISLSIEEGEIYGLLGPNGAGKSTIINILCGLLSMDKGTIEILGKDIESSSTYIKQNIGVVPQDIAIYEDLTAYENVKFFASLYRLKGSELKEKVEEALKFVGLLDKKKEYPKSFSGGMKRRLNIACSIAHRPKLIIMDEPTVGIDPQSRNHILQSVKKLNSLGCTIIYTTHYMEEVEAICGNIAIIDHGKVIAQGTVEGLKAIVTDVNYVEITVENIDVVNIEDLKAIVGVVQIEVADEKIKIESKKGVANLDKIILFFTSNNISIKSIESKNPDLESVFLTLTGRKLRD
- a CDS encoding SdpI family protein, which gives rise to MKKISNVLKKDWVILILIVLGFALGVYFYPSLPNRVPIHWNSKGQVDGYGSKFLGAFGVVLINLGIYLMFIVLPYIDPKRKNYEKFQSTYQYLKYLLIIFLLGVEVTALLIAKGVVVNTSIFIQILGSLLLILLGNVMGRFKHNYFVGIKTPWTLANEEVWRKTHRMAAPLWVIGGIINILLTIVGIDFNGISNIIILTVIVIVPIVYSYIIYQQIVNLDK
- the trmB gene encoding tRNA (guanosine(46)-N7)-methyltransferase TrmB, encoding MRLRKKYWARPELESSHIVVTDHYAHKGKWFEEFKNTNEIHLELGCGKGGFISERSKQNQNINFVGIDLKDEVLVFALRKVIDVREVKGEEDLNVRLMPLNIMLIDDVFAEDEISRIYINFCNPWPKERHNKRRLTHTKCLTNYKKFLKPGSEVWFKTDDTELFEDSIEYFKQSGFEILFLTYDLHNSDFKENVVTEYEAKFAELGMKAMFLKAKLM
- a CDS encoding permease, with the protein product MTQENKRVYDSEINLIKMLMFIIVLLLGIYFAKSTTVIKFDSRVINDFSTIFLSIIFEGIPFILIGALASSIIQIFVSEEAIAKIIPKNKFVGVLIASLVGLVFPVCECAIVPITRRLIKKGVPLSIAVTFMLSVPIMNPVVLLSTHYAFMGMSYMVIARAMFGMIGAITIGVLIGILNKDSPFKRQLVKKPRVKPHKEGCDCGEHNAHSFKNTNAIKHNHIPIYKNNGSCSCGHSHNTSNNSNKLIRNIEEIISHTSAELYDIGRFFIMGVFLSTCMQVFIPKELILSIGGGVLSSIIVMMVLAFVLSVCSETDAFIARSFLGQFTNGSIIGFLILGPMLDIKNTIMLCGSFKLSFVAKLIFLIVTICFILAVIANILPLAALSNTFSLGV
- a CDS encoding histidine kinase dimerization/phosphoacceptor domain-containing protein translates to MDGWIIIYEFSILIYCISNYLESGMKNSTFVISILFNKLNKDEQFHKQYKYMSQLEERNKIAQEIHDNIGHTLSGGIMQLEGAKLLLDIDLPKSKSMVQSTINVLREGMDNIRITLKNIKPPFQSKIVLLKEK
- a CDS encoding autorepressor SdpR family transcription factor, producing the protein MSVLNLPFKALADPTRRKIILLLKDRDLTAGEIAQHFNMTKPSISHHLNALKQSLLLTDERKGQHIYYSLNTTVFQEVTNWFFNTTHVNEGGIENEKDK